In a genomic window of Pseudomonas putida:
- a CDS encoding carboxymuconolactone decarboxylase family protein — protein MHVVNGAGEYPAKFAELTENVLFGDIWNRTQLSPRERSLATVAALVAMYRLEQLPFHLQRARDNGLSLDELAEVMTHLAFYSGWPTAASALNLLSELRADFVKPQE, from the coding sequence ATGCATGTAGTCAACGGAGCCGGTGAATACCCGGCAAAGTTCGCCGAACTGACGGAAAACGTCCTGTTCGGCGATATATGGAACCGCACGCAATTGAGCCCTCGGGAACGCAGCCTGGCGACGGTGGCCGCGCTGGTGGCGATGTACCGTCTGGAGCAACTGCCGTTTCATCTGCAACGCGCACGGGATAACGGTTTGAGTCTGGACGAACTGGCTGAAGTCATGACCCATCTGGCGTTTTACTCAGGCTGGCCGACGGCCGCCTCGGCGCTGAATCTGCTCAGTGAACT